A genomic region of Pyrus communis chromosome 14, drPyrComm1.1, whole genome shotgun sequence contains the following coding sequences:
- the LOC137716546 gene encoding monothiol glutaredoxin-S9-like yields the protein MDKVMRLASENGVVIFSKSSCCLCYAVNILFQEIGVSPVVHEIDQDPEGREMEKALTRMGCTAPVPAVFIGGNLIGSTNEVMSLHLKGQLIPKLKPYQ from the coding sequence ATGGACAAAGTAATGAGGTTGGCATCAGAGAATGGTGTGGTGATTTTTAGCAAGAGCTCATGTTGCCTGTGTTATGCAGTCAACATTCTATTCCAAGAAATTGGGGTGAGTCCTGTGGTTCATGAGATTGACCAAGATCCCGAGGGCAGGGAAATGGAGAAGGCTCTTACGAGGATGGGGTGTACCGCGCCTGTGCCCGCGGTGTTCATAGGTGGAAATCTCATTGGATCGACCAACGAAGTCATGTCCCTCCACCTAAAAGGCCAGCTGATCCCAAAGCTGAAGCCTTACCAGTAG
- the LOC137714234 gene encoding glutaredoxin-C11-like — protein sequence MENVRELASEKAAVIFTKSSCCICHSVKTLFYELGASPAIHELDRCANGRDMECALRNLGCNPALPAVFIGGKYVGSSKDIISYHVDGSLKKMLKDAQAIWF from the coding sequence ATGGAGAATGTGAGAGAGTTGGCTTCAGAGAAGGCTGCTGTGATCTTCACAAAGAGCTCCTGCTGTATATGCCACAGCGTGAAGACGCTTTTCTACGAGCTCGGTGCAAGTCCGGCGATTCACGAGCTCGACCGATGCGCCAATGGGAGGGACATGGAGTGTGCATTGAGAAACCTCGGATGCAATCCTGCTCTTCCTGCTGTGTTCATAGGTGGGAAATATGTCGGCTCGTCGAAAGATATCATATCCTACCATGTGGATGGATCTCTAAAGAAAATGCTGAAAGATGCACAAGCAATCTGGTTCTAG